The following are encoded together in the Bacillus sp. V2I10 genome:
- a CDS encoding 4'-phosphopantetheinyl transferase superfamily protein, which produces MKKIDNNLEVIAFKLGDPLPHKCIEQKLKELPNDERQRILRFHKLADQQRTLLASLFIRKRLQKLLALPLPNLLIRRDQKGRPFLADFHEWEGDFNISHSGEWIISGVTTTGRIGVDVEEIQPIDLSIIKLCLTQEEINYLQNIPPEKRLLFFFEIWTLKEAFVKATGRGLQCSMDSFGFDMDAWSQNKITLRKNDLSSQYYFRIYQLEPNYNVAVCCTELEQINNLRIKIMDRSDFL; this is translated from the coding sequence ATGAAGAAAATTGATAATAATTTAGAAGTTATTGCATTTAAGCTGGGCGATCCACTCCCACACAAATGTATTGAACAGAAACTTAAAGAATTGCCAAACGATGAGAGACAAAGAATTTTAAGATTTCACAAATTGGCAGATCAGCAAAGAACATTATTGGCCAGTTTATTTATCAGAAAACGTTTACAAAAATTGTTGGCTTTACCATTGCCTAATCTTCTTATTAGGAGAGATCAAAAAGGGCGTCCATTTCTGGCAGATTTTCACGAATGGGAAGGAGATTTTAATATATCCCATTCCGGCGAATGGATTATTTCTGGAGTTACAACAACTGGGAGAATTGGCGTAGATGTTGAAGAAATTCAACCCATAGATCTGTCCATAATCAAATTATGCTTAACTCAAGAAGAAATCAATTATTTACAAAACATCCCTCCCGAAAAACGGTTATTATTTTTCTTTGAAATTTGGACATTAAAAGAGGCATTTGTTAAGGCAACTGGACGAGGGCTCCAATGTTCTATGGATAGTTTTGGGTTTGATATGGACGCTTGGTCTCAAAATAAAATAACACTAAGAAAAAATGATCTTTCTAGTCAATATTATTTCCGAATATATCAATTAGAGCCAAATTATAATGTTGCTGTTTGTTGTACGGAATTAGAACAAATTAATAATTTAAGAATAAAAATAATGGATCGTTCTGACTTTCTGTAA
- a CDS encoding fatty acid desaturase family protein, translated as MNSEINQLEATNPPQELEKHRFSKEIMLKIRDLQQRNNWYNFFAIGLDWFIISLAIVLNYFIPTVWMYLISLVIIGSRMRGLDIMMHESSHRMLFKNRKLNKWVACFFAAYPIMISHKAYCKSHMSHHKYLWSEVDPDKQRYQIVGLDKPPENRMKFFIHHCLKPLLLVHVPNYLIGMIKVTAYAKDEPRLDQVIRTVYWGVIIINSIIFGFWQELILFWFVPFLTTFQVLKYWAEMAEHAGLESEQEIFASRNSFGNWFERSLIHPHRNSYHLVHHLFPAVPHYNIKKAHLILLEDSEYQKAHHCTGFFLSSAPGFSSVIDDIQGRIPFWNKLKNK; from the coding sequence ATGAATAGTGAAATTAACCAATTAGAAGCGACGAACCCCCCACAAGAGTTAGAAAAGCACCGTTTTTCGAAAGAAATTATGTTAAAAATCCGCGACTTACAACAACGTAATAATTGGTATAATTTTTTTGCTATAGGACTGGATTGGTTTATCATCTCCTTGGCAATTGTTCTCAATTATTTTATACCAACTGTTTGGATGTATTTAATTAGTCTCGTTATCATCGGCAGCCGTATGCGTGGTTTGGATATCATGATGCATGAGTCAAGTCATCGTATGCTGTTTAAAAACCGTAAATTAAATAAGTGGGTTGCATGTTTTTTTGCAGCCTATCCGATTATGATTTCTCATAAAGCTTACTGTAAGAGTCATATGAGTCACCACAAATACTTGTGGAGTGAGGTAGATCCTGATAAACAAAGGTATCAAATAGTTGGTTTGGATAAACCTCCTGAAAATAGGATGAAGTTTTTTATTCATCATTGCTTAAAACCATTGTTATTGGTGCATGTGCCCAACTATTTAATCGGAATGATTAAAGTAACCGCATATGCAAAAGATGAACCTCGTTTGGATCAGGTAATCCGAACTGTGTATTGGGGTGTTATCATAATTAATTCAATTATTTTTGGTTTTTGGCAAGAGTTAATCCTTTTCTGGTTTGTACCATTTTTAACAACATTCCAAGTGTTAAAGTATTGGGCAGAAATGGCCGAACACGCTGGGCTAGAGTCTGAACAGGAGATATTTGCATCAAGAAATTCTTTTGGGAATTGGTTTGAGCGCAGTCTAATCCACCCTCACCGAAATTCATACCATTTAGTTCATCACCTTTTCCCTGCTGTTCCGCATTACAATATAAAGAAGGCTCATCTAATATTATTAGAAGATTCAGAATATCAAAAAGCACACCATTGTACGGGCTTCTTTTTGTCTTCTGCACCAGGGTTTTCATCGGTAATTGATGATATTCAAGGTCGTATACCATTTTGGAATAAATTAAAGAACAAATAG
- a CDS encoding thioesterase II family protein, with translation MSNLVLFCFPYAGGSGSIYNNWRNYLHPSIELHPIHYAGRGSRFQECCYHDMKDITNDIFENINPYINKSKYSFFGHSMGGLIAYELCKKMVSEGFHSPVHIFLSGIKPPNYIRDKKVHNLPEKEFKEKIFKLNGTPKEILNNQELMDIFLPILRSDFKLIEEYEFSKEGYKLNTSITAMYGKQDDVTEEDMKKWTDFTSKDSQVRGYPGGHFFINENYIDIIDLINLTLVGRGGFYDPSYL, from the coding sequence ATGAGTAATTTGGTTCTTTTTTGTTTTCCCTACGCTGGAGGATCTGGGTCAATATATAATAATTGGCGCAATTATTTACATCCTAGCATTGAGCTGCATCCTATTCACTATGCAGGGAGAGGAAGTAGATTTCAAGAATGTTGCTATCATGATATGAAGGATATCACAAATGATATATTCGAAAACATAAATCCGTATATAAACAAAAGTAAATATTCCTTTTTTGGACATAGCATGGGAGGACTTATCGCCTATGAACTTTGTAAAAAAATGGTGAGCGAAGGCTTTCATTCACCTGTTCATATTTTTCTGTCTGGCATAAAACCTCCCAACTATATAAGAGACAAGAAAGTTCATAATTTACCTGAAAAAGAATTCAAAGAAAAAATATTTAAACTAAATGGTACTCCAAAAGAGATTCTTAATAATCAGGAGTTAATGGATATATTTTTACCGATTTTAAGGTCTGACTTTAAATTGATAGAAGAATATGAATTTAGTAAAGAAGGGTACAAATTAAACACTAGTATTACTGCCATGTACGGTAAGCAGGATGACGTTACTGAGGAAGATATGAAAAAATGGACTGACTTTACTTCAAAAGATAGTCAAGTCCGTGGCTATCCAGGAGGACACTTTTTTATTAATGAAAATTATATTGATATCATAGATCTGATCAATTTGACATTGGTTGGGAGAGGCGGTTTTTATGATCCATCATACTTATAA
- a CDS encoding serine hydrolase: protein MELSERIKEFVMNYDDRLRFSGAILIQNEKKIFEGGFGYANRSEHIPITSRTRFGMASGCKVFTSVAICQLVEKEILTFDTCLKDCLDISFPHFHPNVTIHHLLTHTSGVPDYFDEEVMSDFEELWKAVPMYSIKSPKDFLPMFQDHPMKFNSGSKFSYSNAGYILLGLIVERMTGMTFPEYVTENIFRVCDMSDSGYFRMDKLPERTALGYIDSEEGNDWRTNIYSVPIVGGPDGGAFTTVLDLAKFWNGLLNAKLLGKEYTDRLLTPYVKSNNDIYYGYGVWISMNNDDVLKYFIFGFDPGVRIHSSVNAKSKIQSHIMSNIDQSVVPIVTGIDKLISEK from the coding sequence ATGGAGCTTTCTGAAAGAATTAAAGAATTTGTAATGAACTATGATGATAGATTACGATTCTCTGGCGCAATCTTAATTCAAAATGAAAAAAAGATATTTGAGGGTGGATTTGGCTACGCCAATCGAAGCGAACATATCCCCATTACGTCACGGACCAGATTTGGAATGGCATCTGGTTGTAAAGTTTTCACCTCAGTAGCGATATGTCAACTAGTTGAGAAGGAGATTTTAACTTTCGATACCTGTCTCAAAGATTGTCTGGATATCTCATTTCCACATTTCCATCCAAATGTTACAATTCACCACCTATTAACACATACCTCAGGAGTACCAGATTATTTCGATGAAGAAGTGATGAGTGATTTTGAAGAGTTATGGAAAGCTGTCCCTATGTATTCTATTAAATCACCAAAAGATTTTTTACCTATGTTCCAGGATCATCCTATGAAGTTTAATAGTGGGAGTAAGTTTTCTTATAGTAATGCAGGATATATTTTACTTGGGTTGATTGTAGAACGAATGACAGGGATGACATTTCCAGAGTATGTTACGGAAAATATATTTCGAGTTTGTGATATGTCAGACTCTGGGTATTTCCGGATGGATAAACTGCCTGAACGGACGGCACTAGGATATATTGATAGCGAAGAAGGTAACGATTGGAGAACAAATATTTATTCCGTTCCTATAGTAGGAGGTCCAGATGGGGGAGCATTTACAACCGTGTTAGACTTAGCAAAGTTTTGGAATGGATTATTAAATGCGAAACTATTAGGTAAAGAGTATACGGATAGGTTATTAACTCCCTATGTTAAGAGCAACAATGATATCTATTATGGATATGGGGTTTGGATTTCAATGAACAATGATGATGTGCTCAAATATTTTATATTTGGATTTGATCCAGGTGTTAGAATTCATTCCTCTGTAAATGCAAAATCGAAGATACAATCTCATATTATGTCGAATATTGATCAAAGTGTAGTTCCTATTGTAACTGGGATTGATAAACTGATTTCTGAAAAATAG